GCTGGAAGATGTTCCCGGATTTATGCCCGGGTCTGAACAGGAACATACCGGAATTATCCGCAACGGGGCCAAGCTGCTTTATGCGTTTTGTGAAGCTACGGTTCCCCGGGTCACCGTCATTACCCGGAAAGCATACGGCGGAGCATTTATCGTGATGAACAGCCTGGGCATCGGCGGCGATTTTAATTTCGCCTGGCCAACGGCTGAAATTGCAGTGATGGGCCCCGCCGGAGCCATTAAAATAGTAAACAAAGCTGAGCTTGCCGCAGCTTCCGACCGGGAAGCTGTTGAAAAGGAGCTGGTGGAAAAGTACAAGGACGAGATTGCCAACCCGTTTAAGGCGGAAGAACTGGGGATGATCGACGATGTGATCAAGCCTTCGAAGACCCGGCAGGTGCTCATCACCGCCTTTGATATTTTAGCCAACAAACAGTATTCCCAACCCGAGAGGAAGCACGGAAACATACCGTTGTAATATGACGCAGGGGCTTGTTGGACAGCCTCTGCAAAAAACTGAATCACAGCATGAATAAAAAAATTCTTATCGCCAACAGAGGTGAAATAGCTATACGCATTATCCGGTCGGCAAAAAAACTAGGCTTAACTACCTGCGTTATTCAGGGTAACCGTGAGCCCGATGCCATGTACCTGGAATATGCCGATGTAATCATTCCCGTGCGGGAAAACCTGACCGGCAGCATCATTTTCCTCAATCCCGAAGAGATCGTCAGGCTCGCTCTTGAGCATCAGATCGACATGATCCATCCCGGGTACGGATTCCTTTCGGAGAACCCGGATTTTGCCGCCCTCTGCGAACAGAATGGCATTACGTTTATCGGCCCTTCTTCCGATTTGATACAAAACATGGGCATCAAGACCATTGCAAAAAAAATGGCAGCCGAGGCCGGAATGCCGCTCGTCCCAGGCAGTGCAGGCGCCATTACCGATGCACAGGTGGCCAAAGAGTTCGCCGACACAATCGGGTACCCGGTCATTCTTAAAGCATCAGCGGGTGGTGGCGGACGCGGAATGCGCATCGTGGAAAAAGCCGAAACCATGGAGCGCCACTTCAAATCGGCCTACGATGAAGCGGTGGCTGCCTTCGGTAACGGCGATATTTTTATCGAGAAATACCTGACGAACCCCAAACACCTGGAGTTTCAAATCCTTGGAGACAGATACGGGCACGTCATTCATTTGGGTGAAAGGGAATGCTCCTTGCAAAGAAAACACCAGAAACTGATCGAAGAAGCACCCTCGGCCAGCATCGATTCCAAGACAAGGGAACAAATGGGCAAGCTGGCCGTGAAGTTTGCCCAATCCATTGGATACTACTCTGCCGGCACCATCGAGTTTATCCTCGACGAAGACGGATCCTACTATTTCATGGAGATGAACACCCGCATCCAGGTTGAACACCCTGTCACAGAAATGATAACCGGGGTAGACTTGATCGAATGGCAGATCCGGATCGCCCTGGGCGAGAAACTCCGGCTGAAACAAAAAGAGATCAGGCTTAACGGATGGGCCATCGAATGCAGGGTAAACACGGAAGATCCGCAAAACCGCTTCACGCCGCAAACCGGATTTATTGAAAGGGTTTTCTTTCCACACGGAGATCATATACGCGTGGAAACCGGCGTTAAGGATTTCTCAGTGGTCACCCCCTACTTCGATTCAATGATTGCCAAGATCATCGTTCACGGCGAAAACCGGGACGATTGTATCGATAAAACCCTGAATGCTTTAAAAGAATTTTCAATTTCGGGATTGAAAACAACTGTGCCGTTTTGCCGGACTGTCCTGCGCAGCAAGGAATTCAGGGAAGCTACGTATACCACACACTGGATAGACTCGGTTTTCACCACCGACATGCTCGAATCGGAAGACGAAGCCATGATGGCAGCGCTGGCAGCGACCATCACTTATGCGAAAGAATACCTCCAATACTCGTCCGATTCCCCAATGTTCAAAAGCGAATCACTCAACGTCTGGGTACTCAACAAGAGAATTAACAAATAAACGGTAATTAACAAAATGGCAACATCATACGTATACAAAAGAGATGCCACCCGCTTGTTTATCGCCATGCGGGACAACGGCGACAGGTATAAAATCTACTTGCCCAAAGAGTCAAAACCAATCATCAACGGTGAAGAAAAGGACGTTTTTTTCATTGAACACAAAAATAATTTTTCGTCCTTCAGTATGGGCGATGCCACATACCGGTGCGAAATAACCCAGCGCGACCAGCACCGGATCATGGTAAAGGTAAACGGCGTGGAATACAAATTCAGCATCGAGTCTATCTTCTCCTACTTGCGACGTAATTTGCTCAATAAAGGAGTTGAAGTACAAGCCGGCAACAACCTGAAATCGCCCATGCCGGGAAAAATTGTCGATATTTTTGTCAGCGAGGGCGATCTGGTGAACGAAGGCGAACCGGTATTGAGGCTCGAGGCAATGAAAATGCAAAACGAAATCACTGCTTGTTGCAACGGTGTAATCCGCAAAATACATGTTGCACCGGGACAATCGATCATGCAGGACGAACTGCTGGTAGAGATTACTTCTATAGACGAGTAACCGGTAAGAAACAGCTAGATAACCCGCACTTTTAAGACACCCGCAATGTCTTTGATGCGTTTCACGTTTTCGTCGGTAATCTCTTCCTCCAGGTCCACCATCGTGTAAGCGTAATCACCGCGGCTGCGATTGATCATATTGGCAATATTGGTGCCCTGTTCAGCCAGTACGGCAGAAATCTGCCCCAGCATTTTGGGAATATTTTTGTGTGCAATAGTCAACCGGTGTTTTACGATACTGATACCCATGTCGCAGACCGGAAAATTCACCGAGTTCCGGATATTCCCATTCTCCAGGAAATCCTTCGTCTGTAGTACGGCCATCACGGCACAGTTGTTTTCGCTTTCCGGAGTAGAGGCACCTAAGTGCGGCACAGGAATAACACCGGGGACATTGATCATCTTTTCGTTCGGAAAATCAGTTACATACTCGCTCACAATACCGGCCTCCAAAGCATCGATCATGTCCGCATCGTTCACAAGCTCTCCCCTGGAAAGATTGATTATCCGCACCCCCTCTTTCATTTGAGCAAACGCCTCCTTGTTGAGCATACCTTTTGTCTCATCCGTCAAAGGGATGTGCAACGTGATGTAATCGCAGTGCTTGAAAACTTTCTTCAGATCGTTAGCTTTTTTCACCGAACGCGATAAACCCCATGCATGATCAACAGAAATATAGGGATCGTATCCGTAAACATCCATTTCCATGTTTACCGCTGCATTGGCAACCATTACTCCAATAGCTCCAAGTCCAATTACACCTAGCTTTTTGTCGCGAATTTCCGGTCCTACAAATTGCGCTTTTCCTTTCTCTACCTGCTTGGGCACATCGTCCCCTGTTAACGACCGTGTCCAGTTAATCCCTTCCACAATCTTTCTCGACGACAAAAGCATGGCAGCAATTGCGAGTTCCTTTACCGCATTGGCATTGGCCCCCGGCGTATTGAAAACAACGATTCCTTTTTCCGCGCATTTGTCTACGGGGATATTATTAACTCCGGCTCCGGCACGTGCTATACAATGCAAACTATCGGGAAATTCCATCTCATGCAACGATGCGCTGCGTAAGATGATCCCATGCGGTGCATCCATTTTTTCACCTACTTCAAAGTTTTGTCCGAATTTTTCCAACCCCGATTCGGAAATTCCGTTCAGGGTTTTAATCTTGTACTTACCCATTATTTATTGTTAATTAGAGAATTACTATCGACGAGCAGATGTTTTTATTATTTGAAACAAATGACTTCAAATTTCGAACGCAAAGATATAAAATCTTCATCTCATTTTACAATTTATTACAAAAAATAGTAAGAACAAATCAAGTTGTATTAATACTCATCCCGGGTATGGTTTATCCCCAGTAATTTCACCGCTTCTACCACAATAATCGGAACAAACGACAGCCCGACAACATACAGCCAGTGAACTCCATCCATTTCGACAATCTTAAAGATGTCACGGATGGCGGGTAAAAACAATACAATGAGCATCAAAACAGCTGACGCGAGAATGGCAAGCACTAGCGCCTTGTTGCTCATCGGGCTTGTTCTGAAAGACGACCGCCTGTTGGAATGTAGGTTACGCACGTGCAGCAGCTGTGAAAAAGCCAGTACAGCAAACGCCATGGTCTGCCCCAGCTGTTGTCCGCCATCGTTGAATCCTATCCGGTAAGCGGCCAGCGAGATCAGACCAATGGTCATTCCCTGGTAGAAAATACGCCACG
This portion of the Petrimonas sulfuriphila genome encodes:
- a CDS encoding acetyl-CoA carboxylase biotin carboxylase subunit — its product is MNKKILIANRGEIAIRIIRSAKKLGLTTCVIQGNREPDAMYLEYADVIIPVRENLTGSIIFLNPEEIVRLALEHQIDMIHPGYGFLSENPDFAALCEQNGITFIGPSSDLIQNMGIKTIAKKMAAEAGMPLVPGSAGAITDAQVAKEFADTIGYPVILKASAGGGGRGMRIVEKAETMERHFKSAYDEAVAAFGNGDIFIEKYLTNPKHLEFQILGDRYGHVIHLGERECSLQRKHQKLIEEAPSASIDSKTREQMGKLAVKFAQSIGYYSAGTIEFILDEDGSYYFMEMNTRIQVEHPVTEMITGVDLIEWQIRIALGEKLRLKQKEIRLNGWAIECRVNTEDPQNRFTPQTGFIERVFFPHGDHIRVETGVKDFSVVTPYFDSMIAKIIVHGENRDDCIDKTLNALKEFSISGLKTTVPFCRTVLRSKEFREATYTTHWIDSVFTTDMLESEDEAMMAALAATITYAKEYLQYSSDSPMFKSESLNVWVLNKRINK
- a CDS encoding phosphoglycerate dehydrogenase; amino-acid sequence: MGKYKIKTLNGISESGLEKFGQNFEVGEKMDAPHGIILRSASLHEMEFPDSLHCIARAGAGVNNIPVDKCAEKGIVVFNTPGANANAVKELAIAAMLLSSRKIVEGINWTRSLTGDDVPKQVEKGKAQFVGPEIRDKKLGVIGLGAIGVMVANAAVNMEMDVYGYDPYISVDHAWGLSRSVKKANDLKKVFKHCDYITLHIPLTDETKGMLNKEAFAQMKEGVRIINLSRGELVNDADMIDALEAGIVSEYVTDFPNEKMINVPGVIPVPHLGASTPESENNCAVMAVLQTKDFLENGNIRNSVNFPVCDMGISIVKHRLTIAHKNIPKMLGQISAVLAEQGTNIANMINRSRGDYAYTMVDLEEEITDENVKRIKDIAGVLKVRVI